One window of the Peptacetobacter hiranonis genome contains the following:
- the cobS gene encoding adenosylcobinamide-GDP ribazoletransferase, with product MKRFLGTLGFLTRIPVKTGGEFDEEFHKGMYYFPLVGFIIGIITYLVSLLVGIMFPSDALVIAIIAVFTEVFLTGGLHIDGLGDTADAFFSNRDKDRMLEIMKDSRLGTNSLLAIMFTILIKIGVIVTFLNRGMSYMIAIMPMISRLVVILLARKTESPRENGMGNVFIGKATMPMIIVGLVYTLILSAGFLYIINGMSVAGMYAPMGCICIGIVVAAIAMLLIKRSSNRKIGGITGDVLGCGIEVAEVVFILVVYFTAVLLF from the coding sequence ATGAAAAGATTTTTAGGGACTTTAGGGTTCTTGACCAGAATACCTGTTAAAACTGGTGGAGAATTCGATGAAGAATTCCACAAAGGGATGTATTATTTTCCACTAGTTGGATTTATAATAGGGATAATAACTTATCTTGTAAGTCTTCTAGTTGGAATAATGTTTCCAAGTGATGCCCTTGTAATAGCTATAATAGCTGTATTTACAGAGGTGTTCCTAACAGGAGGACTTCATATAGATGGGCTTGGAGATACAGCAGATGCATTTTTCAGCAATAGAGATAAGGATAGAATGTTAGAAATAATGAAGGATTCTAGACTTGGAACAAACTCTCTACTTGCAATTATGTTTACAATACTTATAAAAATAGGTGTTATCGTTACATTCTTAAACCGGGGAATGTCTTATATGATAGCGATAATGCCAATGATTTCAAGATTAGTTGTCATTCTACTTGCTAGAAAGACTGAAAGCCCTAGAGAAAACGGAATGGGAAATGTGTTTATTGGAAAAGCTACAATGCCAATGATTATAGTTGGTTTAGTATACACTTTAATTCTATCAGCAGGATTTTTATATATAATAAATGGAATGAGTGTAGCTGGTATGTATGCACCTATGGGATGTATATGTATAGGTATAGTTGTTGCAGCTATTGCAATGCTTCTAATTAAGAGAAGTTCTAATAGGAAGATAGGTGGAATAACTGGCGATGTACTAGGATGCGGAATAGAAGTAGCAGAAGTTGTATTTATACTAGTTGTGTATTTTACAGCAGTACTTCTTTTCTAA
- the cobU gene encoding bifunctional adenosylcobinamide kinase/adenosylcobinamide-phosphate guanylyltransferase, with protein MSNIVFVTGGAKSGKSAFAESLCIERNDKTGYIATSIPFDDEMKEKVRLHKERRPSNWTTYEIYEDVFKIIENVSKECDTVMLDCITLMVNNLMFKYDMNPQDLSNEELEKMDEYIFNQFEKLIEEIRNTDLYFVFVTNEIGMGVVPANKLSRIYANTAGKINQYVASHSDDVYLVISGIPVKIK; from the coding sequence ATGAGTAATATAGTTTTTGTAACAGGTGGGGCAAAATCTGGCAAAAGTGCTTTTGCAGAATCTTTATGTATTGAAAGAAATGATAAAACTGGATATATAGCTACATCGATTCCATTTGACGATGAGATGAAAGAAAAGGTAAGACTGCATAAAGAGAGAAGACCATCTAATTGGACAACCTACGAAATTTACGAGGATGTATTTAAGATAATAGAGAATGTATCAAAAGAATGTGATACAGTTATGCTTGATTGCATAACGCTTATGGTAAATAATTTAATGTTCAAATATGATATGAATCCACAAGATCTTTCAAATGAAGAATTAGAAAAGATGGATGAGTATATATTCAACCAGTTTGAAAAGCTAATTGAAGAAATACGAAATACAGACCTATACTTTGTATTTGTAACTAATGAAATTGGAATGGGTGTAGTTCCAGCCAATAAACTTAGCAGAATATACGCAAATACTGCAGGAAAAATTAACCAATATGTAGCATCGCACAGTGATGATGTGTATTTAGTAATTAGTGGAATCCCTGTTAAGATAAAGTAA
- the cobT gene encoding nicotinate-nucleotide--dimethylbenzimidazole phosphoribosyltransferase, whose amino-acid sequence MNLLSSISRNIYPLNKRSMDAAQDRWNNLIHPKGSLGRVEDICVQMAGIYETEKFDIPKKAIIAFGADHGVYEEGVAPNSQEITKIQFPNFAKGLCGVGALSRYAGADMVAVDVGINCDEPLEGVIDRKIRKGTSNMAKGPAMTREEAVKSIEIGIEIAEECIVKDYRIIGIGEMGIANTTPSTAIISVMTGKLPEEITGSGSGLSRDKIKHKAQVIGKSIELNNPNPTDGIEVLEKIGGFEIGAMTGVIMGCAANRIPVVIDGYISYAAALIAYKINPGTRDYLIASHKSDEPGSDAALELLKLNPILNMNMRLGEGSGAALAFNVIDASVFAYNNMATFEEVGMKI is encoded by the coding sequence ATGAATTTACTGAGCAGTATTTCAAGGAATATTTATCCTCTTAATAAGAGGAGTATGGATGCAGCCCAGGATAGATGGAATAATCTTATTCATCCAAAAGGAAGTCTAGGAAGGGTTGAGGACATTTGTGTACAGATGGCAGGTATATATGAAACAGAAAAATTTGATATACCTAAAAAAGCAATAATAGCTTTTGGTGCAGACCACGGTGTATATGAAGAAGGTGTTGCACCTAATTCACAGGAAATTACAAAGATACAGTTCCCTAACTTTGCAAAAGGACTATGCGGAGTAGGTGCGCTTTCTAGATATGCAGGAGCTGATATGGTTGCTGTAGATGTTGGAATTAATTGTGATGAGCCACTTGAAGGGGTAATAGATAGAAAGATTAGAAAAGGAACATCTAATATGGCAAAAGGACCAGCCATGACTAGAGAAGAAGCTGTAAAGTCTATAGAAATAGGTATAGAAATAGCTGAGGAGTGTATAGTTAAAGATTATAGAATAATTGGAATTGGAGAGATGGGAATAGCAAACACTACTCCAAGTACAGCGATAATTTCTGTAATGACAGGCAAACTTCCAGAAGAAATAACAGGAAGTGGATCAGGATTATCTCGGGACAAAATAAAACATAAGGCACAGGTTATAGGAAAATCTATAGAATTAAACAACCCTAACCCTACAGATGGTATAGAAGTGCTTGAAAAAATAGGTGGATTTGAAATAGGGGCTATGACTGGTGTAATAATGGGATGCGCTGCAAATAGAATTCCAGTAGTTATAGATGGATATATATCTTATGCAGCTGCACTTATAGCATATAAAATAAATCCAGGCACTAGAGATTATCTAATAGCTTCTCATAAATCAGATGAGCCAGGAAGTGATGCAGCACTTGAACTTTTAAAACTTAATCCTATATTAAATATGAATATGAGATTAGGTGAAGGAAGTGGAGCAGCACTTGCATTTAATGTAATAGATGCGTCTGTATTTGCATATAATAATATGGCTACTTTTGAGGAAGTAGGGATGAAAATTTAG
- a CDS encoding S41 family peptidase — translation MKSKFNKKTIITVILTVIITVAATLVGEVGLGLVAVIPKSDYNKYQKFNKLIAMEEMIKKTYYKDVKEQDLIDGAMKGLFMGTGDLYSGYFTEEEMQSVMDSSTGSFVGIGVTILSNPENGVVTIAKAWETGPAYKAGIRAGDILYKVDNLNVTYDTVDKAVSIMKGEKDTYVNVSVKRDGQIKTFKIKRAEVSEPSVSGKMLENKIGYIELSTFVEKTPEDFNKELNKLKKQHMKALIIDLRDNGGGLVDKCCEVADTLIGEGTIVYTQDRDGNKETQKSDAKKLGLPIVLLTNGNTASSAEILTGAILGNKAGISVGTKTFGKGIVQSVISLKDGSGYKLTTEQYFTPDGKTIHKKGIKPTIEEKDTEKQLQRAIDYIENGK, via the coding sequence TTGAAGTCTAAATTTAATAAAAAGACTATAATAACTGTAATTTTAACTGTTATTATTACAGTAGCAGCTACACTTGTTGGGGAAGTTGGATTAGGGCTAGTAGCTGTAATTCCAAAGAGTGATTATAACAAATATCAAAAGTTTAATAAACTTATAGCTATGGAAGAGATGATAAAGAAAACATACTACAAGGATGTTAAGGAGCAAGACCTTATAGATGGAGCTATGAAAGGTTTATTTATGGGAACTGGCGACCTTTATTCTGGATATTTTACAGAAGAAGAAATGCAAAGTGTTATGGATTCTTCTACAGGAAGTTTTGTAGGTATAGGTGTAACTATACTATCTAACCCAGAAAATGGAGTTGTAACAATAGCTAAAGCTTGGGAAACAGGTCCTGCATACAAAGCTGGAATAAGAGCAGGAGATATACTTTATAAAGTAGATAACCTTAATGTAACTTACGATACTGTAGACAAAGCTGTGTCTATAATGAAGGGTGAAAAGGACACCTATGTGAATGTATCTGTTAAGAGAGATGGACAGATAAAAACATTTAAGATAAAAAGAGCAGAAGTTTCTGAACCAAGCGTAAGTGGAAAAATGCTTGAAAATAAAATAGGATACATAGAATTATCTACATTTGTAGAAAAAACTCCAGAAGACTTCAATAAAGAATTAAATAAACTTAAAAAGCAGCATATGAAAGCATTAATTATCGATTTAAGAGATAATGGTGGTGGATTAGTTGATAAATGCTGTGAAGTTGCTGATACTCTAATAGGTGAAGGAACAATAGTATATACTCAGGATAGAGATGGAAATAAAGAAACTCAGAAATCTGATGCTAAAAAATTAGGATTACCAATCGTATTATTGACTAATGGAAATACAGCATCATCAGCAGAAATTTTAACCGGTGCAATATTAGGAAATAAAGCAGGTATATCTGTAGGAACAAAAACATTTGGAAAAGGTATAGTACAGTCTGTTATAAGTTTAAAAGATGGTTCGGGATATAAATTAACTACTGAGCAGTACTTTACTCCAGACGGAAAAACTATACATAAAAAAGGTATAAAACCTACAATAGAAGAAAAAGATACAGAAAAACAGCTTCAGAGAGCTATTGATTACATAGAAAATGGAAAATAA
- a CDS encoding 5-formyltetrahydrofolate cyclo-ligase → MKYFYFRKDVNIISSLDLINSIKTAKTKNSLRKAVLSFRNSLDKSSVLSMSNDIFKQFLSIEKIQTSSRFMLYVDFRNEVATREITSDLLDLGKEVYLPVTLKEEKKLIPKRIFSLDDLVPGAYGILEPNVDAPIIDPSLLDVVVVPGSAFDKNGYRTGYGGGYYDRFLENTDAIRVGVCFDFQLVDDVFPEEHDKKMDFIITEKNFLNF, encoded by the coding sequence ATGAAATATTTTTATTTTAGAAAGGATGTGAATATTATTTCTTCTTTAGATTTAATTAATTCAATAAAAACTGCAAAAACAAAAAATTCTTTAAGAAAAGCTGTTCTATCTTTTAGAAATTCTCTAGATAAAAGCTCTGTTCTTTCAATGTCCAATGATATTTTTAAACAGTTTTTATCTATTGAAAAAATACAAACTTCTTCAAGATTTATGCTATATGTAGATTTTAGAAATGAGGTCGCAACAAGAGAGATTACTTCAGATCTTTTGGATTTAGGTAAGGAAGTATATCTTCCTGTTACTTTAAAGGAAGAAAAGAAACTTATCCCTAAAAGGATTTTTTCGTTGGATGATTTAGTTCCTGGAGCTTATGGGATTTTAGAACCAAATGTAGATGCTCCGATAATTGATCCTTCTCTTTTAGATGTTGTCGTAGTTCCTGGTTCTGCCTTTGACAAGAATGGATATAGGACTGGATACGGTGGTGGATATTATGATAGATTTTTAGAGAATACAGATGCAATAAGAGTTGGAGTGTGTTTTGATTTTCAACTTGTAGATGATGTTTTTCCAGAGGAACACGATAAAAAGATGGATTTTATTATAACCGAAAAAAATTTTTTAAATTTCTAA
- a CDS encoding CBS domain-containing protein: MMNDLKAKEIMTVDVKTVKKDDTVSDVAKMLIQDKIGGLPVVDEDNKVIGIISETDILKKEKYIEPPRVINFLQGLIFLDDMKNLEKDLKRIAAYKVEDLMTEDIVTVHEDDKFDDVANVMIKKSINRVPVVDDDGKIKGIICRYDIIKSLYGDK, translated from the coding sequence ATGATGAATGATTTAAAAGCGAAAGAAATAATGACAGTTGATGTTAAGACAGTAAAAAAAGACGATACAGTATCTGATGTAGCAAAAATGCTTATTCAGGATAAGATAGGTGGGCTTCCTGTTGTCGATGAAGATAATAAAGTTATAGGCATAATTTCCGAGACAGATATACTTAAAAAGGAAAAATATATAGAACCACCTCGGGTAATAAATTTCCTACAGGGATTAATATTCCTTGATGATATGAAAAATCTTGAAAAGGATTTAAAGAGAATTGCTGCATATAAAGTTGAAGATCTTATGACAGAAGATATAGTTACTGTTCATGAAGATGATAAGTTTGATGATGTGGCAAATGTTATGATTAAGAAGTCTATAAATAGAGTTCCAGTTGTAGATGATGATGGAAAGATTAAGGGAATTATTTGTAGATACGATATAATAAAATCTCTTTACGGAGATAAATAA
- the acpS gene encoding holo-ACP synthase, whose protein sequence is MEIFGIGTDIIEISRIKKSLESDGFLRRIFTDNEIEYFESRGMKRESVAATFSAKEAISKAVGTGIRGFNFNDIEVLRDEKGRPYVIAHGNFKKLCSDNNICEIKVSLSHCREYAVANAMAITRSE, encoded by the coding sequence ATGGAAATATTTGGAATAGGGACAGATATAATAGAAATAAGCAGAATAAAGAAAAGTCTTGAAAGTGATGGATTTTTAAGAAGAATTTTTACTGATAATGAAATAGAATACTTTGAAAGTAGGGGAATGAAGCGGGAAAGTGTAGCTGCTACATTTTCAGCAAAAGAAGCGATAAGTAAGGCAGTTGGTACAGGTATAAGAGGATTCAACTTCAACGATATAGAGGTGTTGAGGGATGAAAAAGGTAGACCTTATGTAATTGCACATGGAAATTTTAAAAAGCTCTGTTCAGATAATAATATCTGTGAAATAAAAGTGTCACTATCACATTGCAGAGAATATGCTGTTGCGAATGCTATGGCTATAACAAGGAGTGAATAA
- the hflX gene encoding GTPase HflX, producing MIKKGIIVGININNKNNFDESMEELKNLCLACKIETVGQIKQNSKKVNSTFYMGSGKIDELKNLVEENNADIVIFNNELSASQVKNIEEEINCNVIDRTALILDIFANRAKTRESKLQVEVAKLQYELPRLVGSNEDLGRQSGGVGTKNRGAGETKLELDRRRIEDKIANLNKELEVLKNQREVQKSKRKKSNIPNVALVGYTNAGKSSVMNALVEKFINDEDKKVFEKNMLFATLETYVRNIKLDNNKSFLLSDTVGFVGDLPHSLVKAFRSTLEEVCDADLLLHVIDISNPNYENHINVTNETLNQIGADNIPVIYVYNKVDLMELDTFNIEGMLVSAKKYIGIEELLESICKNIFMDYIKCKVMVPYKDGKMTSYIIDSSTVLETEYTNEGTLFSIECSKEDYVKYQSYII from the coding sequence ATGATAAAAAAAGGAATAATTGTAGGAATTAATATAAATAATAAAAATAATTTTGATGAATCTATGGAAGAATTAAAAAATTTATGCTTAGCTTGCAAAATAGAAACTGTTGGTCAAATTAAGCAGAATTCAAAGAAAGTTAACTCTACTTTTTATATGGGTAGTGGGAAGATAGATGAATTAAAAAATTTAGTAGAAGAAAACAATGCAGATATAGTTATATTTAATAATGAATTATCAGCGTCACAAGTTAAAAATATTGAAGAAGAAATAAATTGTAATGTCATAGATAGAACTGCGTTAATATTAGATATCTTTGCAAATAGAGCAAAAACAAGAGAATCTAAATTACAAGTAGAGGTTGCGAAGCTCCAATATGAATTACCAAGATTAGTTGGTTCAAATGAAGATTTAGGTCGTCAAAGTGGTGGAGTAGGGACTAAAAACAGAGGCGCAGGAGAAACAAAATTAGAATTAGACCGTAGAAGAATAGAAGATAAAATTGCTAATTTAAATAAAGAGCTTGAAGTATTAAAAAATCAAAGAGAAGTACAAAAAAGTAAAAGGAAAAAATCTAATATTCCTAATGTAGCTTTAGTAGGATATACAAATGCTGGTAAGTCATCTGTTATGAATGCTTTAGTAGAGAAGTTTATAAATGATGAAGATAAAAAAGTATTTGAAAAAAATATGCTATTTGCAACTTTAGAAACTTATGTTAGAAATATAAAATTAGATAATAATAAATCTTTTTTATTATCAGATACAGTGGGATTTGTTGGGGATTTACCTCATAGTTTAGTAAAAGCTTTTAGGTCTACTCTAGAAGAAGTTTGTGATGCGGACTTATTACTTCATGTGATTGATATATCTAATCCTAATTATGAAAATCATATAAATGTAACAAATGAAACATTAAATCAAATAGGGGCGGATAATATTCCTGTGATTTATGTATATAATAAAGTTGATTTAATGGAATTAGATACATTCAATATAGAAGGGATGCTGGTTTCAGCTAAAAAATATATAGGTATAGAAGAATTATTGGAATCTATATGTAAAAATATATTTATGGATTATATAAAATGTAAGGTTATGGTTCCTTATAAAGATGGTAAAATGACATCTTATATAATTGATAGTTCAACTGTTCTAGAAACTGAATATACTAATGAAGGAACTTTATTTAGTATAGAATGTAGTAAAGAGGATTATGTTAAATACCAGTCATATATAATCTAG
- a CDS encoding 23S rRNA (adenine(2058)-N(6))-methyltransferase Erm(Q), with the protein MKAKSNNYRGKVDISVSQNFITSKNTIYKLIKKTNISKNDFVIEIGPGKGHITEALCEKSYWVTAIELDRSLYGNLINKFKSKNNVTLINKDFLNWKLPKKREYKVFSNIPFYITTKIIKKLLLEELNSPTDMWLVMEKGSAKRFMGIPRESKLSLLLKTKFDIKIVHYFNREDFHPMPSVDCVLVYFKRKYKYDISKDEWNEYTSFISKSINNLRDVFTKNQIHAVIKYLGINLNNISEVSYNDWIQLFRYKQKID; encoded by the coding sequence ATGAAAGCTAAAAGTAATAATTATAGAGGAAAAGTTGATATTAGTGTATCGCAAAATTTTATTACTAGTAAAAATACTATATATAAATTAATAAAAAAAACAAATATATCCAAAAATGATTTTGTTATTGAAATTGGACCAGGAAAAGGTCATATAACAGAAGCTTTATGTGAAAAAAGTTATTGGGTTACAGCTATAGAACTAGATAGAAGTTTATATGGAAATTTAATAAATAAATTTAAAAGTAAAAATAATGTTACTCTTATTAATAAAGATTTTTTAAATTGGAAATTACCTAAAAAAAGAGAATATAAGGTATTTTCTAATATTCCTTTTTATATAACAACAAAGATTATTAAGAAATTATTATTAGAAGAGTTAAATTCACCAACTGATATGTGGCTAGTTATGGAGAAAGGTTCCGCAAAAAGATTTATGGGAATACCTAGAGAGAGTAAATTATCATTACTTTTAAAAACTAAATTTGATATTAAGATAGTGCACTATTTTAATAGAGAAGACTTCCATCCCATGCCTAGTGTAGATTGCGTCTTAGTATATTTTAAAAGAAAATATAAATATGATATATCTAAAGATGAATGGAATGAATATACAAGTTTTATATCTAAGTCTATTAATAACTTAAGAGATGTATTTACAAAAAATCAAATTCATGCAGTAATTAAATACCTAGGTATAAATCTTAATAATATTAGTGAAGTTTCTTATAATGATTGGATACAGTTATTTAGATATAAACAAAAGATAGATTAG
- a CDS encoding HflX-like GTP-binding protein, translating into MRKRVIIVGININNKNNFEESIIELKNLCIACDMEVVGKVEQNLKKINPTFYMGSGKIEELQDLIEKTNAEIIVFNNELSASQIKNIEEEVKGDYE; encoded by the coding sequence ATGAGAAAAAGAGTAATAATTGTAGGAATTAATATAAATAACAAAAATAATTTTGAGGAATCTATAATAGAACTTAAGAATTTATGTATAGCCTGTGATATGGAAGTAGTTGGAAAAGTGGAGCAAAATTTAAAGAAGATAAATCCAACATTCTATATGGGTAGTGGTAAAATTGAAGAATTACAAGATTTAATCGAAAAAACGAACGCTGAAATAATAGTATTTAATAACGAACTATCTGCATCACAGATAAAAAATATTGAAGAAGAAGTAAAAGGAGATTATGAATGA
- a CDS encoding methyltransferase domain-containing protein gives MRKLKKIEVLRELLNENISILRCPVCKKSIKYIKESSVLCENNHCFNISKKGYVNLVKNNAKTIYDKKLFESRSKIYEYGIYDELSKEIIDIVDKYTSKKNVNFVLDVGCGEGYYLNQLYSDEKINSRCKLFGIDISREGISLATRYENSILWSVSDLSNLPFKNDKLDIIIDILSPSNYSEFTRVLNKGGVVIKVIPDEHYLKEIRSEIKGKIKKDTYSNKNVINSFKDNLEIIYDKRITYKTNIYNLEDFIKMTPLTSGLSKEQINELNKCDIEKITVDLKIIVGKVK, from the coding sequence ATGAGAAAATTAAAAAAGATTGAAGTTTTAAGAGAATTACTTAATGAAAATATATCAATACTTAGATGTCCAGTGTGTAAAAAATCTATAAAATATATAAAAGAAAGTAGTGTATTATGTGAAAATAACCATTGCTTTAATATATCTAAAAAAGGATATGTTAATTTAGTAAAGAATAATGCGAAGACAATATATGATAAAAAATTATTTGAATCTAGAAGTAAAATATATGAATATGGTATATATGACGAGCTTTCTAAAGAGATAATAGATATAGTGGATAAATATACGTCAAAAAAGAATGTTAATTTTGTACTAGATGTTGGTTGCGGAGAAGGATATTATTTAAATCAACTATATTCAGATGAAAAAATAAATAGTAGGTGTAAATTGTTTGGAATAGATATATCAAGAGAAGGAATTTCACTTGCTACAAGATACGAAAATAGCATACTATGGAGTGTATCAGACTTATCAAATCTACCATTTAAAAATGATAAATTAGATATAATAATAGATATACTTTCACCATCGAATTATAGTGAATTTACTAGAGTTTTAAACAAAGGTGGAGTTGTAATAAAAGTAATTCCAGATGAACACTATTTAAAAGAGATAAGGTCTGAAATAAAAGGTAAAATAAAAAAAGATACTTATTCTAATAAAAATGTTATAAATTCATTTAAAGATAACTTGGAAATCATCTATGATAAAAGAATCACTTATAAAACAAATATATATAATTTAGAAGATTTTATAAAAATGACACCATTAACATCTGGTTTGAGCAAAGAACAAATAAATGAATTAAATAAATGTGATATAGAAAAAATAACGGTTGATTTAAAAATTATAGTCGGCAAAGTAAAGTAG